AACAAAAAATCAACCAGCCTATTTTTTCACCATTACTCACCGATAACACATAAATTATATTTATCTTTATTGCCAACAAATGCTTACAACTCACTTGCCAGTAAGGGATGCATCCGTATCGCTCCACCACAAGAATAAATAACACTTAATTGTAGCCATCCGTGGGCGGGGTTATGCACTCCACACGGAAAGACACATTTGGATGATACCCACGTCAATCATGACACCACGATCACTCAGCAAGGGAGTCGCTAATGAATGCATTAACACGTCGAAACTTTATGGCGTTTACTGTCGGTGGAACCGTCGCGCTGGCCGCCGGTAAACTGCATGCGCAAGACAACGCCATTCCGTGGACCGGCAATGGCCTGGGCGGTAATGACCCCGGCCCGCAAAACCCGCTGCGGCAAGCGCAGAACCCGGATCTGGTCAACCCGCCGTTTACCGACAACGGTACCCTGCCCAACCTGCGTTTTTCTTTTAGCGACGCGCACATACGCAAAGGCAGCGGCGGCTGGACGCGCCAGGTGACGCAACGAGAACTGGGCATTTCCACCACCATCGCCGGTGTTGATATGCGCCTTAACGCCGGCGGCGTCCGAGAACTGCACTGGCACAAAGAAGGTGAATGGGCTTATATGCTGTACGGCAATGCCCGCATCACCGCCATCGACGCCGAGGGACGCTGGTTTGTCGACGATCTGGGCGTCGGCGATTTATGGTATTTCCCGCCCGGCGTACCGCACTCCATTCAGGGTCTAGGGCCGGATGGCTGCGAATTTCTGCTGGCGTTTGACAGCGGCAACTTCGACGAAGACAGCACCTTCCTGCTGAGCGACTGGTTCAAGCACGTACCGCCGGAAGTGCTGGCAAAAAACTTCGGCGTACCGGTAGAAACATTCAGCCATCTGCCCAGCCCGTCCGAAGAGTACATTTTTGCCGCGCCAGTGCCGGGGGCGATCGATAAAGGCGCATTTGGCGGCGCAGGTCAGGTTGCCAACCCATTCAGTCACCGCATGCTGGCGCAAACCCCAATCAAGATGAAGGGTGGCACGGTACGCATTACCGATTCATCGGTGTTCAAGGTGTCCAAAACCATTGCCGCCGCGCTGGTGGAACTGGAGCCCGGCGCGATGCGGGAACTGCACTGGCACCCCAACAATGACGAATGGCAATACTATCTCGAAGGGGAAGGACGGATGGGGGTGTTCGCTTCATCCGGGCAGGCGCGAACCTTCGATTTTCGGGCCGGCGACGTCGGCTATGTGCCGTTCGCCATGGGGCACTATGTGGAGAATACCGGCACCACGCCGCTGCGTTTTCTGGAACTGTTCAAGAGCGACCACTACGCGGATATCTCTCTCAACCAATGGCTGGCGCTGACGCCGCCGGCGCTGCTGGAACAGCACCTGCACCTGAACGACACCTTCATGCGTTCGTTGCAAAAAACCAAAGCGCCGATTGTCCCTGATTATCCGGCAACGGATACGCATCAAAAACGCTAAGCCACGGTAAAGCGATGGATTAGCCATAATAAGAAAAAGGCCGCAAACGCGGCCTTTTCTGGGAAGGGCAAATCAGTGGTGGCAACCGCAGCCGCCGTTACCGCCACAACCGCCTTTACCGTGTTCATGGTCATGGTCGTGATCATGGCCGTGGCCGCCGCAGCAACCGTCGTGATCGTGGTCATGATCGTGCGCGCCGTGTACATGGCCGTGCGCCAGTTCTTCTTCCGTCGCTTCGCGGATAGCAACCACTTCCACGTTGAACTTCAGGTTCTGGCCCGCCAGCATGTGGTTACCGTCAACCACCACGTGCTCGTCCTGCACTTCGGTGATTTCTACCGGCACGGGACCCTGATCGGTATCGGCCAGAAAACGCATGCCGACCTGCAGCTCGTCTACGCCGACAAACACGTCTTTCGGCACGCGCTGAACCAGATTGTCATCATATTCGCCGTAGGCGTCGTTAGCGCCGACGCTCACGTCAAAACGCTCGCCCACATCGCGGCCTTCCAGCGCTTTTTCCAGACCGGAAATCAGCGAGCCGTGACCATGCAGATAGTCCAGCGGTGCGCTCACCGGAGACTCATCAACCAATACACCATCTTCCGTACGTACCTGATAGGCCAGGCTGACCACCAGGTCTTTTGCTACTTTCATGATATCTCCTAGCGTTGGAAATCGATTTTGCGCAAATTGTAGCGGAAAAACGTCCCCATGTACTGTCCGGGATAAAAAAACTGTCCGGGGTAGACTATCCCGGCGACGCTGGTTGGCGGCAATGACATCCGGCTTCCGTCGCCCTATTCCGGGCGAAACATACCGATGATTTCGCCGGCTGGCGGGGTGGCGGCTTTGGGCGGCGTTTCCGACTGGCTCTGCTGATAACCGCAGTGCACACACACCACCACCTCATCGTCGCCCTCACGCCCCACCGCCAGCGTATCCTGCGCGTGACATTTCGGGCACACCGCCCCGGCAATAAAACGTTTCCGCATGGTTACCCTCCGGCTCCCTCTCTTGATGGCCTGCATTCGCGGCATACCGCGGTACGCCGCGACTGCGCCTAGTGTTCGTCCCAGTCGTCCGGCCGACGTCGCTCGCGCAGCATTTCGCGCTCGAAGATATCCTCCAGCTCGCGGCGGGCCTCCTTGACGCGGGAAATCTGCGCCACATCGCCTTGCCGCTGCGGCATCAGCTCACGCAGCATA
The DNA window shown above is from Dickeya dadantii NCPPB 898 and carries:
- a CDS encoding oxalate decarboxylase family bicupin; translated protein: MNALTRRNFMAFTVGGTVALAAGKLHAQDNAIPWTGNGLGGNDPGPQNPLRQAQNPDLVNPPFTDNGTLPNLRFSFSDAHIRKGSGGWTRQVTQRELGISTTIAGVDMRLNAGGVRELHWHKEGEWAYMLYGNARITAIDAEGRWFVDDLGVGDLWYFPPGVPHSIQGLGPDGCEFLLAFDSGNFDEDSTFLLSDWFKHVPPEVLAKNFGVPVETFSHLPSPSEEYIFAAPVPGAIDKGAFGGAGQVANPFSHRMLAQTPIKMKGGTVRITDSSVFKVSKTIAAALVELEPGAMRELHWHPNNDEWQYYLEGEGRMGVFASSGQARTFDFRAGDVGYVPFAMGHYVENTGTTPLRFLELFKSDHYADISLNQWLALTPPALLEQHLHLNDTFMRSLQKTKAPIVPDYPATDTHQKR
- the slyD gene encoding peptidylprolyl isomerase; this translates as MKVAKDLVVSLAYQVRTEDGVLVDESPVSAPLDYLHGHGSLISGLEKALEGRDVGERFDVSVGANDAYGEYDDNLVQRVPKDVFVGVDELQVGMRFLADTDQGPVPVEITEVQDEHVVVDGNHMLAGQNLKFNVEVVAIREATEEELAHGHVHGAHDHDHDHDGCCGGHGHDHDHDHEHGKGGCGGNGGCGCHH
- a CDS encoding YheV family putative zinc ribbon protein, whose product is MRKRFIAGAVCPKCHAQDTLAVGREGDDEVVVCVHCGYQQSQSETPPKAATPPAGEIIGMFRPE